TAGATAGCAAGCAAAATGCAGTctctattattcttagctttaaaaaaatttaaataccctCTGAGGAATTTGCATACTAGTCAGACTTCAGTGCTGAAGTGGGTGGTTCCGGCTGAGGGCTGAGAGCAAGCTCTATTCTGGGATGTCTGTGATGAGGCTGAGTAGAACAGAGATTGCTCGGTTCTGCTATGGAACCTATGAAACTGTAGAGTCATTCCTTTTAATGGGGTTCACCTGTCAAGTCAAATTTCCCAAACCTGTGCAAAAAGCTCTCGTAATGAGACATGCCATCTCTTTTTCTTAGCAAAACTCAAAAACTGGACTGTTTCTATCAGTGAAATGGTGAAATGTAGTCTTTCTCTCCTATTAATAGggttgatttctctctctcttcagaaccaaggctcagggatttttctttctttttttaatccccTCTCTTTCACCTCCAAACCCACCCCCACTCCTTTTGTTAACAAAAGTGTGTCACAAGTCAACATACTTTCCTCAAGGCAAAAcaggtgctttttttttccttctttgagtCACAGTGTTATTATGTAGCTGGATTTCAGGTTATGTGGCTCTTAACTACACAATGTCAAGCCTTCATCATTCTGTTACTAGGCAGGAGCTTTTGATGCCTATTCAAACGTTTTCTATTTGAATAAACTCACATCTAAAAGGCAAAAAGACTGTGAAGTTGCCAACATCCCACCTTTCCTTCTAGTGTTCAAAACTCGGGATTTtagaaattgaataaataaaataaattggatTAAAGCTTTAGTTTTTCTATATAAACTTGGGGAACATGAAACTAAAAATttctcattttgattattatctGAAACTCTGATTAGCAATCAAAAGGGTATacactttttgtttggtttggtttggttttaataaAAAGGTTATATTTTCTTGGGAAGATTTTAGTCTCTTAATTCTTGGGAAATATGAAGACAAAACTgaatgaaagaaagcaagtgtGAGTTCCACTTAAATGATTCAAATCTGGGTAGATTAACCTGCCTCTAGTCCCTTGGCATTTTAACACACTGACCTGAgggaagtaaaaaagaaaaaaaaaaaaaaagatgtattagGTAATGCCAGTTGATTTATATGTAACATTAAAGTGAATTTCCTGAATCCGAAGGAGAACCCAGGGgggatataaaattattttctaacaaaacaaattcagaaatgaatgTGATGTTTGCATTTCAGAAAAATATGGAAGTTGCAGGTAGGTAAGATACAAAGACGTAtgtatcctgttttgttttgttttcatgaataCAGTTACACTaggattccccccacccccaccccactgtgtTCTTTTCCATCAAATTCTCTCTAGGAATCTCCTTGAATACAGATGTGGTTGGAAACAAAAGGCTCCAGAGTGGAAACGGCTCTTAATAACATGGAGACTAGAATGAGGAGGAATGGACTGACCTAGCCAGGCTATGAGATGTCATATACTCGTTTCATATACTGAAATTTTTGTCCTTAAAGAGTCAGAAAGCATATAATCTCATGGTGAATAATGGCTTACTTTAAAACTAATGACTCACCAAGTTGTCATGAAAACCTTCTATAatgttcttttcccttctccattaGCAGATATGGTTTTGAAAGAATGACACCCTAGTTAAAGAGCCAGCCATTGCTAAATACTTTAAATATCAAGtgcttggaggaaaaaaaaaaaaaaaaactactgacaGTTTCAAACGAAGCAAAACCATAACTCCTACcagtggggcatggtggcacatgtctttagtcccagcatttgggagtcagaggcaggcagatatctgagtttgaggctagcctgatctacatgatgagttccagaccaaccaggaCTGTATAGTATgtttgtgtcaaaaaaaaaaaaaatactcctaGGATGAATCCCAAAACCACTATAATGATGCTATCTTGTAAAATTTTAAGGTTATCCCCTGAGAATCCAGTTTTCAACATTGTGCAAATTAGTTAAAATAAATCTCAACTGAAATACATCTGCAATGTTATTGTTGAAAGGCTGAACCAAATCAAAATGATGGCAGTGGATCTCCACAATCTTAAGAGACTGGGTAACAACCAAAATTGAAAGTTTAGTCAGTTTTCTAAATAGATCTCTTTCCCAAtaaataactgtaatttgctgTATGTCAAACTCTGACATCTAGAAAGGAATCATATAAAACAGATGTTCCACTCAAGGCCAATTTTGGTGATGAACGTAAGTTGCAGTGTTGTGTGTCTCGGTAATGAACCTGTGTTCCAGTTTGCTATGCTAGGTTACTCAATGAAGTTTAAAGCTCTGGGATGCTCAAGGAAAGCAGACTCTGGGCATCTGGGTATCTAGAACCTAATAGCTTGCCCAAATTTGACAGCCAGAGAATGTCTAGACCATGTCAGGTAGTTGATAACCATGTCCTTATGGTCTATCCAGCCTGGGTCTTGAGTCTAGAAAGCAAAAGAGGCTCCAAGAAACTGAAGAATGTCCCTGCATTTTTCTAAGTTCCTCCTCCTTCAATGGTTGGAAGTTGCCTAAGGGTGACCTCCTCCAAGCTTGAGGTCACATCAGAGGGTCCCAAGATGCAAGCCATCACCCAGCTCTTGTGGGCCTGCATCTACCACCAACATTCAGAGGTAACATCAGCTACCAGGTAGGACCACCAAAGAGGAAGAACAAACCCAGCAACCTTGGAAACACTCATTTTGATTCGTATTCactccccccccgcccccgcccccgtCAAGATACACACAAACATCTAACGAACGTGAGCCCTAGAGCCATTCATGCTTCAGAAAAGATTTTGATGGCCAAGTTAATGAAGCAAACATGAGAAGTTCACAGACAGCTGGGACTTTCTTTATACAGCCTATGCACTGATGTGCCTTCACTTTATGTGATTAAGGAAGGAAGAAGCTAGGTTAGTCCCAATTTAATGTGAATACCCGACATTATGCCCTTCCTATCAGAGACAGTCATTCCCATGTCCTAGGTTTTCTGCTGAATATATCAGTTTCaagcatttttaaagaatgataaaattaaatGTCATGTATGAGATAATGGTTAGAAAATAAGAGAAGAGGTGTAGCTCAGATTTGAATGGTCTTATACCAACATCCTTCAACtctatacataaaatgaaatacgTCTCCTTATTTCACTTATCCCATCCAGGAACTTAGGAAGATAAATATTACCCTGAGAGCTCAAGTTGATTGTTCTCACCCAAAAAGCCTGtggacattttaattaaaatggtgGGAGGAGAAAGTGAATCTATTAAATATTACTTCCACCAAGCATTTTTATTGCAATAAATGAATGCCATTTAATATTCATAACTGCTTTGCAGtcatcaataaaaaataattgatttttaaaaaaataagtcttctTTTTGATTTTAAAGATAGTCTGCAGTTTTAGAAATGTCTTCCATAGCTTGTTGAATCTGTCACCTCCCtaataccccacccccacctgatTTTATATAATTTAGGACAACTGGTCATGCTCTGGAcaccctctccacccccactATTCTTACCTAAAACAGTTGTCAGGTGATTAATGTTTTTACATAGTTCATGTGTTCTGTTCTTTCATGCATTAAGAgttcaaatttatttcatttataaaaacagGAACCCCAAGAGCTACACATGTTCAAGGGCATGTACTTAAAAGGTACATTAACTAATTCAATATCACCATTTCTGTTTCTCCAAGTCGGGTACTGGTTCCAGATACTCAGAAAATATCTGGGGAGGATCTCTTTCCTCTTTGTGTAGCCCACAGGAATGGAGCCAGGCTAATTCAGAACCACAGCATCTTGCACTGTCCATGGCCTCCGCGAATTCTACAGGAAACCGTCTAAGTGGCACTGGAAATATGAAACTGTTATTCATTTTCCTGGGCATTTCTCTGATTTGAGTCTGAGAAATCTTTACAGTGGCTAGGCTTCTTTATGAAAAGTCATTTCTATTATCGGATTGGAAAATTACTCTCAGAGATCCAAGAGACAGTCGCTGCTTTTCCTTACTCTCAAGAACTGACTCTGCACAGAAGCCgccatcctccagcctctgttcTACATGCAGAAAGGGGGTCCCTGAGCACACAGGTGGTCACTACCCCGTGGTAAAGATGGCTCTCTGGTATGTGCACTTCTACGTATTTCAGCTATCACAACGTTCTTGACTTAGAGGTCACAAGGTTTATGGTCCCTTGAAACCGAAGCGAGGGAGATCTGGAGAAGGTGGAAGCCACTAGCAGCAGAAGGGCATGCAGGCAGCTTTCTCTTGATGGCTATCCCATTACCTTCATGGTATTCCTGATCCCTTGCCTTGTTCTGCTATCATTTAAGCTGAAGGggagcgggggcgggggggggggcggagcgGCAGACATAGATGCTAGTTCATGGCTTCACAATTTACACACATAGGATGTTCCTATAAGATCAAGTTTTTCTTCCCAGCCTTCAAGAGATAGCTCTTAGGTGTCATTTGATGTTTCATTCAAAATATTCGCTCTTTTAAAGTATTAATAATTACATCTGCCCTATCATTGAATGGGAATCCATAGAACTTTCCCCTGTTCACCTTACAGCATGACGGAACTGCACATTGACGCCATTGTTTGTGGTGGCTTGTTTGGTTTCTAAAGACAACAGTCAAGAAGACTTAAGTTCCTGCTTCCTGCCTTCATTCACTCAtattgagaaaagaaaagcaccCATTACAGACAAGTAAGGGTAAAGAAAGCCAACAGTCTTCGctactttttaattgtttaacTTTATTACTGTTGCACCATTTATACAATTACATATAATTTCAATGCATCCattgtacattttttttattttttgttttttattttattttccattttccaatgGGTGGTGTGTTGGTGTCTGTGACACAGACGGCAGAAAACTGGAACTGCAATGaaggcagactttttttttttttttttcatttccactgACCAATAAACAGAACTACAGGTGCACCCAACCACGGACATGCATTAACTCGTCATGAGAAATCTAGGTAGGCTAAGTATGATGAGAGAATGTTTGTTACTCCCAAAAATATCTGGAGAGGAAGAATGGAGGGTTGGTGTCGAGATACATGTGGACAAGCTAAGTGGGCTCCGTCTGAAAGTTGGCATTCATCCAcaacgttaaaaaaaaaataccaaaataagaAAGGCtgtaaattaaaaaggaaacacagaaaatacTGCTTTCATAAAGATCTGATTGCCTTGGCACTGGCCCTGTGGGCAAAATCAAACGCTACCCTCCCCAGCTGCATGGCAGGAAAGATGTTGGGATTTTTGGGGTGGAGCGCCAGGGGACAGCGGTTCAGGTACAAACGATGTACTTTCAGACAGTGATCTCTAAACTCCAGGACTGACTGGTCAAGTTGACTGAAGGTATATTAGATATTTCCCCACAAAAATACTATTTggattctccccaccccctccctcccctgatGGGACACAtcctcttattttattattatttttcttcctttttccttttcctgtttttttctttttaatcccttGGGCAATACATATCCTGACTTCCAATTTGAAACGAGTTAGTTAtaggatagagagacagagagaggacaagagtgagagacagagagagcgtgAGACAGGTCGTTTGCAAGTGGCCTCGTCGGTTCTGGCTAGGCTGTCCCGGTGGGGTGGGTTACTCTTTGACGGCCACGCTTTGCTCGGAGCTGGCGGTGGCTGCAGCGGGGGGCGCCTCGCCCTGCGGCTCCGGGGTGGCAGCGGCGGGGGGCGCGGCGGGCGCGGGCGCCCTTGGCCGCGGAACTGGGTGCCTCCGAGGCCGCGGGGGTCTCCTTGGACGAGGGCGCGGCCTCCGCGCTGCTAGGTTTAGAGTCTGAAGCCGGGGCCGCTGGGTCGCTTTTCGCCTCGGGGCCGGCGGGAGCCTCAGTCTTTTTGGCCTCGCCCTCCTCCTTGGCCGCGCCTTCGGCCGCGCCCGTGCTCTCGCCCGCGGTGTCGCCGGCCTTGGGGACCTCGCCGCCCGCAGCGCGGGCCCGGGCGCGGCCGCCTCCTGCTCGGTCGCCGCCGCCGGCGCGGGCTCGGGCTGCTCCTCCGCGGCGCCCTCGCTCTTCTCGGGCTCGGCCTTGGGCGCCTCCTCCTTGGCTGCCGCCGCCGCCTTGTCGCCCTCCTTCTCCTCGGCCTTGGCCTCGCCGTCCGCCGCGTCCTTGGGCTTCTCCTCCGCGCTCTCCTTGACCTCTCCGGCGTCGGCGGCTGCCTGGGGCTCGCTCTCCTTCGGGGTCCCCTCCTCCTCGGTGCCCGCGCCTTCAGCCTTCTTGTCTTTGTCCTTGGCTTTCTCGTCGTTCACATTGTAGCCCTTCTTCTTCTTGCTCAGCTTGCCTCCCATCTTGGAGTTCTGCAAGGAAGCACAAGGGGAGACAAAGGGGCGTTAGGGTCGGGCAGGCAAACTTTGCAGGAGGCCTCCCACCGAGTGAAGAGTCAAGAATCCCAGTCAATTGCGCAGGGGCTGCGGAGCAGCCTGGATGTCGCATGCATTCTGCCACACCTTAGAAGTAATGCATggagacaaagaacaaagaaagggaagTCTCAGCTACCAAGCCTGCAAGCCAGTAAGTGGAGGGACTCTTAATGGAGGAGACAACGATTCAATGAGTGGGCCCAAGCTACCAAAAGGGAGTACAGGTGCCATGGTTTCTTATCTGTCTCCTTATATCCAGAACTCAACACGGCATCACAAAATGGCAGGGCCAGCCATTTTAGAATTACCGTGTAGCtggttaaaaaacaacaacaaaacttcatAATGTATCAACAACTTTCTGAAGAATCCGCACAGCATACATGACAAATCTGTCACCCATTGCTTCTGGAAGCACGTTTTTAGTAGCATCATACGCCTGCAAGAAATCACCAACATGTTGCATTCTTGAGAAATTGTGATTGTTTTTCGTTAAAGACGGCAACTTTGAAACGCTAACACTCCAGGGCCCCTGTTGGTCCCCACAGGAAGTGTAGTAGGTCAGAGGAGAAGCACAGTGCAAGGCCACGGGACAAGAGTAGAAACTCTTGGTGAGCTCACCTGCTTTGCTTACTCCCGGCGGGACCCTGAGCTCTCTTCACCCAGCTATTCCCCACCCCTTACTATCATCCATTCAGAACAGAAAATGTGCTTTTTCTTCACTACACCTCTTGTGATCATGATTCATGATAGTGAAATAACCCACATTTTTTGAAAGTCAGGTGTCGCAGAGTACTATTCTTCAGTCAAAATGTGTCTCGCCGTTCTATGCTAATTTCCTGTCTGGGTTGACTTTAAGAGTTGGAggagacaagaaaagagaaacaaacacaaagatgaCTAAAATATTCTTCCTATTTTCAAGAAAGGTCTTTATTGTGTCATCCAAGAATTGCTGCTACGTTTCTTAAAAGGGAAAGGAATGGCTTAGAGTCCTAACTCACTTGGAACAATGGGTCCCATTTTCTGTTGGAGTAAATATATGTGGTTGAAaccacaattaaaaatattttaccattaagaaataaatgaaaacatgaactTGAATGATAAATTAAATTGTAATTTGTAACACCTTCATCAAATTCTTAGAAACGTTACAAGGTGTTGATATTACACATGACTTCAGCACCTATACTCCAAGTTACATTTTGATGCATTAGGTTGAGTCAGGAAATAGAAACTCTGACAGTTCTACCTTGAGATTCTTCTCCCAGTTGTATGACAGAAATCCATACACCAACCTAGGAATTACAGTTTAGGAACAAAGAGTAAATGTAGTCTCACTGTGAACAAAGAATGGAGTTCTGGGTTCTGACACCCACTATATGAAATTCTATATAGCAATCTCCAGAGGTTTAAAGTCCTATTGGTTTACAAACCTAAAATCTAGGATACTAAAATTGGTTTTCTGCAGCACAATTAAAGCCACATTCTATTCTTTGTCTTCAGCCCAGCTGTGACTCTTTTCTGGTAGAAATCGAACACACACAATCAAGTTGTAAGAGAATGTGTCTCAATAATGTCCATTTTTTAAACACAAACAGCCGGCGCTTTCAGCTGATTTACCTGTGTGTAGCAGAGCAGAGTGCCAGGAGGAGGCTTATGAAATGCACTAGAGGTCCAGGAAAGCAGCTGTCTGGCTATTTCCCACAAGAATAT
This DNA window, taken from Cricetulus griseus strain 17A/GY chromosome 2, alternate assembly CriGri-PICRH-1.0, whole genome shotgun sequence, encodes the following:
- the LOC113833947 gene encoding LOW QUALITY PROTEIN: brain acid soluble protein 1-like (The sequence of the model RefSeq protein was modified relative to this genomic sequence to represent the inferred CDS: deleted 3 bases in 2 codons), with product MGGKLSKKKKGYNVNDEKAKDKDKKAEGAGTEEEGTPKESEPQAAADAGEVKESAEEKPKDAADGEAKAEEKEGDKAAAAAKEEAPKAEPEKSEGAAEEQPEPAPAAATEQEAAAPGPAAGGEVPKAGDTAGESTGAAEGAAKEEGEAKKTEAPAGPEAKSDPAAPASDSKPSSAEAAPSSKETPAASEAPSSAAKAPAPAAPPAAATPEPQGEAPPAAATASSEQSVAVKE